The DNA sequence TCGCTTGAAGCTCTTCTATGCGATGCTGGCGCTGATCGTGGCGGTCATCGCCGCCATCAACGGTGCCGGACATTACATCTTCAATCGCGACTTCCTGGGCTACCTTAACGAACAGGCCCAGCAGCGCATGGAAGACATGGTGCCACGCCTGGAACAGGCCTATCGCGAGCATGGCAGCTGGGACTTCATTCGTGGCAATCCGCGCCTCTGGTTCGAGCTGATGAGACCGGCCATCGTCGAACACATCGGCGTGACCTCCAGACCGGTGCCGCCCATGACGGCCTCCGACCTGACCGGCGCGACCCTGCGCTTCTCCCTGCTGGACGCCCGCCGGCAGTTCGTGATCGGCTATCCCAACCTCGGCCCCGACGCACGCCTGCGGCCCCTGCTGCAAGATGACGTGATCGTCGGCTGGGTGGCGCAGACACCCTTTGAAAGCGTGATCGGCGCCGTCGACCTGCGCTTCCAGCAGAGCCAGTTCCTGGCCCAGCTCATCATCGCGCTGGTGGCCGTGATGCTGGCGGCGTTCCTGGTAGTGCGCATCTCGGGCGTACTGACCCGCCCGCTGACCCGCGTGGCGCGCGCCACGCACCGCTTGGCCGGGGGCGATTACGCAATCCGGGTGGAGGTGGAGTCGGGCGATGAAGTGGGTATGCTGGCGCAAGACTTCAACCAGCTCGCCATGACCCTGGAGCGCAATGAGAAGCTGCGGCGTGAATTCATGGCCGATGTCTCCCATGAATTGCGCACGCCCCTGGGCATCCTCAACGGCCAGTTGGAAGCGCTGGAAGATGGCGTGCTACAACCCGATGCACAAACGCTGCGCTCGCTCAAGAGCGAGGTGGAGCATCTCAACAAGCTGGTAGGCGACCTCTACGATCTTTCCCTGGCCGATGCCGGTGCCCTCACCTATCGCCACGCCGATATCGACCTGACCCCTCTGCTGCAGGACAGCGCGGCGACCTACGCCGAACGCTTCAACCAGCGCGGTATGAGCTTGACCACTGCCCTGCCCGCGGCCATGCTGGTACATGCTGATGGCGCGCGGTTGCAGCAGCTGTTCAACAATCTCTTCGAAAACAGCCTGCGCTATACCGATACCGGTGGCCGCCTGCAGGTACATGCACAACTGCAGCAGCAGCAATGGCACCTGTTCTTCGATGACAGCGAACCGGGCGTGCCTCCTGAGGTGATGGCACGTCTGTTCGAGCGCTTCTTCCGGGTCGAAACCTCGCGTAACCGCGCCAGCGGCGGCGCCGGACTGGGCCTGGCAATCTGCCGCCGCATCATTGATGCACACCAGGGAACCATCGGCGCCAGCGATTCGCCCCTGGGCGGCCTGCGCGTGTCGGTGATCTTGCCGGCGCGGCTGGATGGCGAGGGAGATGCGACATGAACGGGACCCCGGAGGCTTTCCAGTTCGCTCCACCGGCCAGGGCCGATATCCTCATCGTGGAAGATGAACCCAAGCTGGCCGAGCTGCTGCAAAAATACCTGGCACTGGCCGGCTATACCGCGCGCCATGTGGCGCGCGGCGATGCGGCGCTGGAAGCGGTACGCACGCAGCGGCCGGACCTGATCCTGCTCGATATCATGCTACCGGGCATGGATGGCTGGGAAATCTGCCGCCAACTGCGCAGCTTCTCAGACGTCCCGGTACTGATGCTGACCGCGCGCGCCGAAGAAGAAGACCGCTTACGCGGGCTGGAGCTGGGGGCCGACGACTATATCGGCAAGACCCCCTTTTCGCCGCGCGAGATCGTGGCCCGGGTCAAGTCCATGCTTCGCCGCAATGCGCTGGTACAGCGTGCTGTACAAACGCAGCAGCCACGGCGCACGGATTGGCCGCTGCATATCGATGAGGCAAGCCACCAGGCCAGCGTGCGCGGCGAGCCGCTGAACCTGACGCCGCTGGAACTGCGCCTGCTCAAGACTTTTGCCGCCGCGCCAGGCCAGGTCTTCTCGCGCGATCAATTGCTCAATCATCTGCACGATGACGACCGCTTCGTCACCGACCGCGTCGTCGATACCCACATCAAGAACCTGCGGCGCAAGCTGGAACCGTTCTTCCCCGGTCACAACGCGATCCAGGCGGTGTATGGCGTGGGTTACAGCTTTGCGTTGCCGCCGGCATGAAACGGCAAGCCCATGCGCGAGCTTGCCGATGATCGTGCGGCCATCAATGTCGTGCGGAGAAACGATGGCCCCATCCCAGTGCTGCAAGTAGGACTTCATATCGCCCAGTCACTCCCGAGTTCAGCGCTCGATCTTGAACACGCTGACCACCTGCGACAACCGTGCCGCCTGGTCCTGCAGTGATTGTGCGGCGGCGGCGGCCTCTTCCACCAGGGCCGCATTCTGCTGCGTGACCTCATCCATCTGGGTCACGGCGCGATTGATTTCCTCGATGCCGGTGCTCTGTTCGCTGCTGGCCGCGCTGATCTCGGCCACCACGCCGGTGACGCGCCTGACGCTGGAAACCACATCACTCATGGTGGTACCGGCACGCTCGACCAGTTGGCTGCCGGCACCAACCTTTTCCACCGAATCGTCGATCAACTGCTTGATCTCCTTGGCCGCCGCGGCCGAGCGCTGCGCCAGCGAACGCACTTCGGACGCCACCACTGCGAAACCGCGTCCCTGCTCCCCGGCGCGTGCCGCTTCCACAGCGGCGTTCAGGGCCAGGATGTTGGTCTGGAAGGCGATACCATCAATCACCGTAATGATGTCGGCAATACGGCTGGAGCTCTCGGTAATGCCCTCCATGGTCTGCACCACCTGGCTGACCACCTCTCCGCCCTGGCTGGCAATGTCCGAAGCGGAGGCCGCCAACTGGTTGGCCTGGCGTGCATTGTCGGCGTTCTGCTTGACGGTGGCAGTCAATTCTTCCATCGCCGAGGCGGTTTCTTCCAGCGACCCGGCCTGTTGCTCGGTACGGGAAGAAAGGTCGAGGTTGCCGCTGGCGATTTCCTGGGATGCGGTGCTGATCGCATCAGTGCCGTAGCGCACCTCGCTGACGATCTTGTGCAGGCTGTCATTCATGGTGCGCAGGGAATGCATCAGCATTCCGGTTTCATCCTTGCTGGCCGTATTGATTTGCACCGTCAGGTCACCCTGCGCCACCCGCTCGGCCACGCTGACGGCTTCGTTCAGGGGGCGCGAGACGGCGCGCGCCACGGCCGCAGCCAGACCGAAGGCAATCACCACGATGGTTGCCAGCAGGCCGATGATCCAGGTCCGCGCGGCATTGAAGACATCGTTGGCGGTCTGGTCTGAACGGGCGCTGCCGGCGTCGTTGATCTTGATGATCTCATCCATGCTTTCCAACATGCTGCGGAAGGTCTTGTTGGAGTCGCCCTTGAAGAGGGCGCGGGCTTCTTCTTCCTTGCCGGCGCCAGAGATCTCGGCCAGCTTCTTGTCGAGCTCCAGG is a window from the Herbaspirillum rubrisubalbicans genome containing:
- a CDS encoding ATP-binding protein translates to MRDQSGMMCATSSRLLVKLWPDPTAATCTTMSIAHSITELSDRFFYRANIRLKLFYAMLALIVAVIAAINGAGHYIFNRDFLGYLNEQAQQRMEDMVPRLEQAYREHGSWDFIRGNPRLWFELMRPAIVEHIGVTSRPVPPMTASDLTGATLRFSLLDARRQFVIGYPNLGPDARLRPLLQDDVIVGWVAQTPFESVIGAVDLRFQQSQFLAQLIIALVAVMLAAFLVVRISGVLTRPLTRVARATHRLAGGDYAIRVEVESGDEVGMLAQDFNQLAMTLERNEKLRREFMADVSHELRTPLGILNGQLEALEDGVLQPDAQTLRSLKSEVEHLNKLVGDLYDLSLADAGALTYRHADIDLTPLLQDSAATYAERFNQRGMSLTTALPAAMLVHADGARLQQLFNNLFENSLRYTDTGGRLQVHAQLQQQQWHLFFDDSEPGVPPEVMARLFERFFRVETSRNRASGGAGLGLAICRRIIDAHQGTIGASDSPLGGLRVSVILPARLDGEGDAT
- a CDS encoding response regulator gives rise to the protein MNGTPEAFQFAPPARADILIVEDEPKLAELLQKYLALAGYTARHVARGDAALEAVRTQRPDLILLDIMLPGMDGWEICRQLRSFSDVPVLMLTARAEEEDRLRGLELGADDYIGKTPFSPREIVARVKSMLRRNALVQRAVQTQQPRRTDWPLHIDEASHQASVRGEPLNLTPLELRLLKTFAAAPGQVFSRDQLLNHLHDDDRFVTDRVVDTHIKNLRRKLEPFFPGHNAIQAVYGVGYSFALPPA
- a CDS encoding methyl-accepting chemotaxis protein; the encoded protein is MNWFNNLKIAKKLILSFAAVIVLTVALGVFAIIELKVVNQASTDMASNWLPTIKAAQSIQASLPRMRISELQMITAVTPAEREDAIKAIKSRLDILTNQRAAYEALISEAEEKLAYDKFSKSFASYLELDKKLAEISGAGKEEEARALFKGDSNKTFRSMLESMDEIIKINDAGSARSDQTANDVFNAARTWIIGLLATIVVIAFGLAAAVARAVSRPLNEAVSVAERVAQGDLTVQINTASKDETGMLMHSLRTMNDSLHKIVSEVRYGTDAISTASQEIASGNLDLSSRTEQQAGSLEETASAMEELTATVKQNADNARQANQLAASASDIASQGGEVVSQVVQTMEGITESSSRIADIITVIDGIAFQTNILALNAAVEAARAGEQGRGFAVVASEVRSLAQRSAAAAKEIKQLIDDSVEKVGAGSQLVERAGTTMSDVVSSVRRVTGVVAEISAASSEQSTGIEEINRAVTQMDEVTQQNAALVEEAAAAAQSLQDQAARLSQVVSVFKIER